The following proteins are encoded in a genomic region of Pikeienuella piscinae:
- a CDS encoding OsmC family protein, which translates to MRHEARVKWVLEGDMPSGRYSRAHELHFDGGAVVAGSPSPGIVPAPWSDPAGVDPEEAFVGALAACHMLWFLDLARREGYAATAYEDAASGVMEKNAAGALWVSRVTLRPRVVWSSGPDAAAEAALHEAAHHACFIANSVKTEISIETA; encoded by the coding sequence ATGAGACACGAGGCGCGGGTCAAATGGGTTCTCGAGGGCGACATGCCCTCCGGCCGTTATTCTCGAGCGCATGAGTTGCATTTCGATGGCGGCGCCGTGGTCGCCGGTTCGCCCTCTCCGGGGATCGTGCCGGCGCCCTGGTCGGACCCGGCCGGCGTCGACCCGGAGGAAGCGTTCGTGGGCGCGCTCGCGGCCTGCCACATGCTCTGGTTTCTCGACCTCGCGCGGCGCGAGGGGTATGCGGCGACCGCCTACGAGGACGCGGCCTCGGGCGTGATGGAGAAGAACGCCGCCGGCGCGCTCTGGGTCAGCCGCGTCACGCTCCGCCCGCGCGTGGTCTGGTCCAGCGGGCCGGACGCCGCGGCGGAGGCCGCGCTGCACGAGGCCGCACATCACGCCTGTTTCATCGCCAATTCGGTGAAGACGGAGATCAGCATAGAGACCGCCTGA
- a CDS encoding leucyl aminopeptidase family protein — MTPEFGGEGGARPTPLHLIETRAANAALDALAPEAAAWARLNGFSGKLGETVLIPDGVGGVSAALFGWGDAKTRAARRFALAGFAAKAPEGDYSIEGELAPEEADEAALGWLLSAYRYDRYKKATPQEARLVPPPGVDAARLLTIAEGAYLARDLINTPANDMGPAALEQAARTLAARHGAEISVTAGDALLDANFPMIHAVGRAAAEAPRLIDLCWGDPAHPKVSLVGKGVCFDTGGLDLKPAAGMRLMKKDMGGAANVLALAHMVMARGLPVRLRVLIPAVENSVSASAFRPGDVLKSRLGLTVEIGNTDAEGRLVLADALALASEEDPALLIDLATLTGAARVATGLDLPPYFTDDSALAAALETAAATTRDPIWRLPLYDPYDEDLKSTIADIDNAPAGGFGGAITAALFLRRFVGDGISWAHFDIHGFNNTAKPGRPKGGECMAARALFALLETRHG, encoded by the coding sequence ATGACCCCGGAATTCGGAGGCGAGGGCGGGGCGCGGCCGACGCCGCTCCATCTGATCGAAACTCGCGCTGCGAACGCAGCGCTCGACGCGCTGGCGCCCGAAGCGGCCGCCTGGGCGCGGCTCAACGGCTTTTCCGGCAAACTCGGCGAGACGGTCCTGATTCCGGATGGCGTGGGCGGGGTGTCCGCCGCGCTCTTCGGCTGGGGCGACGCGAAAACCCGCGCCGCGCGCCGCTTCGCGCTCGCCGGTTTCGCCGCGAAGGCGCCCGAGGGCGATTACTCCATCGAAGGCGAGTTGGCGCCGGAGGAGGCCGATGAAGCCGCGCTCGGTTGGCTCCTCTCGGCATATCGGTATGACCGCTACAAGAAGGCGACGCCCCAAGAGGCGCGGCTCGTCCCCCCTCCGGGCGTGGACGCCGCGCGCCTTCTGACCATCGCCGAGGGGGCTTATCTGGCGCGCGACCTGATCAACACGCCGGCGAACGACATGGGGCCGGCCGCGCTGGAGCAGGCCGCGCGCACGCTCGCCGCGCGCCATGGGGCGGAAATCTCGGTAACTGCGGGCGACGCGCTTCTCGACGCCAATTTCCCGATGATCCACGCGGTCGGCCGGGCGGCGGCGGAGGCGCCGCGGCTGATCGACCTCTGCTGGGGCGACCCCGCGCATCCGAAAGTCAGCCTTGTCGGCAAGGGCGTCTGCTTCGACACTGGCGGGCTGGATCTGAAACCCGCCGCCGGCATGCGGCTGATGAAGAAGGACATGGGCGGCGCGGCCAACGTCCTCGCCCTCGCGCATATGGTCATGGCGCGCGGGCTGCCCGTCCGGCTCCGGGTGCTGATCCCGGCGGTGGAGAATTCCGTCTCCGCCTCCGCCTTCCGGCCCGGCGATGTGCTGAAATCGCGGCTCGGCCTCACGGTCGAGATCGGCAACACCGACGCCGAGGGGCGGCTGGTGCTGGCCGACGCGCTGGCGCTGGCCTCCGAGGAAGATCCGGCGCTGCTCATCGATCTTGCGACGCTCACCGGCGCCGCGCGGGTCGCCACCGGGCTGGACCTGCCGCCCTATTTCACCGACGATTCCGCGCTCGCGGCGGCGCTCGAGACCGCCGCCGCCACCACGCGCGACCCGATCTGGCGGCTGCCACTCTACGACCCTTACGACGAAGACCTGAAATCGACGATCGCGGATATCGACAACGCCCCCGCCGGCGGATTCGGCGGCGCGATCACCGCCGCGCTATTCCTCCGCCGGTTCGTCGGCGACGGGATCTCCTGGGCGCATTTCGATATCCACGGCTTCAACAACACCGCGAAACCCGGCCGCCCCAAGGGCGGCGAATGCATGGCGGCGCGCGCGCTTTTTGCCCTGCTGGAGACCCGTCATGGCTGA
- a CDS encoding formate--tetrahydrofolate ligase, whose protein sequence is MAMKTDIEIARAANKLPIQEIGAKLNIPSEHLLPFGHDKAKVSSDFIKAQADKPNGHLVLVTAINPTPAGEGKTTTTVGLGDALNLIGKKAAVCIREASLGPCFGMKGGAAGGGNAQIVPMEEMNLHFTGDFHAITSAHNLLSAMIDNHIYWGNKLEIDTRRVTWRRVMDMNDRALRQITASLGGVANGFPREAGFDITVASEVMAILCLATDLKDLERRLGAIIVAYRRDRSPIYARDLKADGAMTVLLAQAMQPNLVQTLENNPAFVHGGPFANIAHGCNSVIATQTALKLADYVVTEAGFGADLGAEKFLDIKCRKAGLAPEAVVIVATVRAMKMNGGVAKSDLGPENVEAVKKGCPNLGRHIQNIKKFGVPAVVAINHFVSDTDAEIAAVQDYVKTMGAEAIVCRHWADGGAGAEALAKKVVEIVESGAAQYAPLYPDEMPLFTKIETIAKEIYHADEVLADKKIRNQLQEWEKAGYGHLPICMAKTQYSFTTDPNRRGAPTGHSVPVREVRLAAGAGFVVVICGEIMTMPGLPSVPAAETIRFNDAGEIEGLS, encoded by the coding sequence ATGGCCATGAAGACCGACATCGAGATTGCCCGCGCGGCGAACAAACTGCCGATTCAGGAAATCGGCGCGAAGCTCAACATTCCCTCGGAACATCTCCTGCCGTTCGGCCATGACAAGGCCAAGGTCTCATCCGATTTCATCAAGGCGCAAGCCGATAAGCCCAATGGCCATCTGGTGCTGGTCACGGCCATCAACCCGACCCCGGCGGGCGAGGGCAAGACGACGACGACGGTCGGGCTGGGCGACGCGTTGAATCTGATCGGGAAGAAGGCCGCGGTCTGCATCCGTGAGGCTTCACTGGGTCCCTGCTTCGGCATGAAGGGCGGCGCCGCGGGCGGCGGCAACGCGCAGATCGTGCCGATGGAGGAGATGAATCTCCATTTCACCGGCGATTTCCACGCGATCACCTCGGCGCACAATCTGTTGAGCGCGATGATCGATAATCACATCTACTGGGGGAACAAGCTGGAGATCGACACCCGCCGCGTCACCTGGCGCCGGGTGATGGACATGAACGACCGGGCGCTGAGGCAGATCACCGCGAGCCTTGGCGGCGTCGCCAACGGATTCCCTCGCGAGGCCGGGTTCGACATCACGGTGGCGTCGGAGGTGATGGCGATCCTCTGTCTCGCCACCGACCTGAAGGACCTTGAGCGGCGGCTCGGCGCGATCATCGTCGCCTACCGGCGCGACAGGAGCCCGATCTACGCCCGCGATCTGAAGGCGGACGGCGCGATGACCGTGCTCTTGGCGCAGGCGATGCAGCCCAATCTGGTGCAGACGCTGGAGAACAACCCCGCCTTCGTCCACGGCGGCCCCTTCGCCAACATCGCGCATGGCTGCAACTCGGTGATCGCCACCCAGACCGCGCTCAAGCTCGCCGATTACGTGGTCACGGAAGCCGGATTCGGCGCCGATCTCGGGGCGGAGAAATTCCTCGACATCAAATGCCGCAAGGCCGGGCTGGCACCGGAGGCGGTGGTGATCGTCGCGACCGTGCGCGCGATGAAGATGAATGGCGGCGTGGCCAAGAGCGATCTCGGGCCGGAGAATGTCGAGGCGGTGAAGAAGGGATGCCCCAATCTCGGCCGGCACATCCAGAACATCAAGAAATTCGGCGTGCCGGCGGTGGTGGCGATCAACCATTTCGTGTCCGACACCGACGCCGAGATCGCTGCGGTGCAGGATTACGTGAAGACGATGGGCGCGGAGGCGATCGTCTGCCGGCACTGGGCCGATGGCGGCGCCGGCGCGGAGGCGCTGGCGAAGAAGGTGGTGGAGATCGTCGAAAGCGGCGCCGCGCAATACGCGCCCCTCTATCCCGACGAGATGCCGCTCTTCACCAAGATCGAGACGATCGCGAAGGAAATCTATCACGCCGACGAGGTTCTGGCCGACAAGAAGATCCGCAATCAGCTTCAGGAATGGGAGAAGGCGGGCTACGGCCATCTGCCGATCTGCATGGCGAAGACGCAGTACTCCTTCACCACCGATCCGAACCGGCGCGGCGCGCCGACCGGCCATTCGGTGCCGGTGCGCGAGGTTCGCCTCGCCGCCGGGGCGGGGTTCGTCGTCGTCATCTGCGGCGAGATCATGACCATGCCCGGCCTCCCGAGCGTCCCCGCCGCGGAGACGATCCGCTTCAACGACGCGGGCGAGATCGAGGGGCTGTCCTGA
- the folD gene encoding bifunctional methylenetetrahydrofolate dehydrogenase/methenyltetrahydrofolate cyclohydrolase FolD, whose product MTATRIDGKAFALTVREKVAAHVAKLKAEDGLIPGLAVVLVGEDPASEVYVRNKGKQTAEVGMNSFEHKLPAETEEAALLDLIAKLNADPAVHGILVQLPLPKHMNADAVINAIAPEKDADGFHISSVGLLATGQKAMVPCTPLGCLMMLREHHGDLSGLNAVVLGRSNIVGKPMAQLLLRDNCTVTIAHSRTRDLPAVCAGADILVAAVGRPEMVKADWVKPGATVIDVGINRIPAPEKGEGKMRLVGDVDYAAVVEVAGAITPVPGGVGPMTIACLLANTLTAACRAAGLPEPEGLTA is encoded by the coding sequence ATGACTGCGACGAGAATTGACGGCAAGGCCTTCGCCCTGACCGTGAGGGAGAAGGTCGCGGCCCATGTCGCGAAGCTGAAGGCCGAGGACGGCCTCATCCCCGGCCTCGCGGTGGTGCTGGTCGGCGAGGATCCGGCCTCCGAGGTCTATGTCCGCAACAAGGGAAAGCAGACCGCCGAGGTCGGCATGAACTCCTTCGAGCACAAGCTGCCGGCGGAGACGGAGGAGGCGGCCCTGCTCGACCTGATCGCGAAACTGAACGCGGACCCGGCGGTGCATGGGATATTGGTGCAGTTGCCGCTGCCGAAGCACATGAACGCGGACGCCGTGATCAACGCCATCGCGCCGGAGAAGGACGCCGACGGGTTCCATATCTCCAGCGTCGGCCTGCTGGCGACCGGGCAGAAGGCGATGGTTCCCTGCACGCCCTTGGGCTGCCTGATGATGCTGAGAGAGCATCATGGCGATCTTTCCGGGCTGAACGCGGTGGTTCTCGGCCGCTCGAACATCGTCGGGAAACCGATGGCGCAGCTTCTCCTGCGCGACAACTGCACGGTGACGATCGCCCATAGCCGGACGCGGGATCTGCCGGCGGTCTGCGCCGGGGCGGATATTCTCGTCGCCGCCGTCGGGCGGCCGGAAATGGTCAAGGCGGACTGGGTGAAGCCCGGCGCGACGGTGATCGATGTCGGAATCAACCGGATTCCCGCGCCCGAAAAGGGCGAGGGCAAGATGCGCCTCGTCGGCGATGTCGATTATGCGGCGGTTGTCGAAGTCGCCGGCGCGATCACCCCGGTGCCGGGCGGGGTCGGGCCGATGACCATCGCCTGTCTTCTCGCCAACACGCTGACGGCGGCGTGCCGCGCCGCGGGCCTGCCGGAGCCGGAGGGGCTGACGGCCTGA
- a CDS encoding C40 family peptidase, whose translation MADDPFEGDPRITPVRPDLAPLHLRGVVEAGAYASDQPMRVSVAVAPLSAAPDADSEQVSQLLFGEDFTAYEVERGWAWGQSALDGYVGYVPEADLMNRPETEPTHRVATLQALIYPEPDMKSRPIGAVPFGARMTVRPREETGGFAALDPGGYAALAALKPLDAHDALWVATAERFLGAPYLWGGRSAAGFDCSGLVQTALHAAGVDCPRDSDMQMAALGREVSAKTLKRGDLVFWRRHVGIMTSPSMLLHANAHHMAVVSEAFETARARIAKAEFGEIVGVRRLTI comes from the coding sequence ATGGCTGACGACCCTTTCGAAGGCGACCCGCGGATCACACCGGTCCGGCCCGATCTGGCCCCTCTGCACCTGCGCGGGGTGGTGGAGGCGGGGGCCTACGCCTCCGACCAGCCGATGCGCGTCTCGGTCGCTGTCGCGCCGCTGAGCGCCGCACCCGACGCCGATTCCGAACAGGTGAGCCAGTTGCTTTTCGGCGAGGACTTCACCGCCTATGAGGTCGAACGCGGCTGGGCCTGGGGCCAGTCGGCGCTCGACGGCTATGTCGGATATGTTCCCGAAGCCGACCTGATGAACCGGCCGGAAACGGAGCCGACGCACCGCGTCGCCACATTGCAGGCGCTGATCTATCCCGAGCCGGACATGAAATCCCGCCCGATCGGCGCGGTTCCGTTCGGCGCCAGGATGACGGTGCGCCCGCGCGAGGAGACGGGCGGTTTCGCCGCGCTCGATCCCGGCGGCTACGCGGCCCTCGCGGCGCTGAAGCCGCTCGATGCGCACGACGCGCTCTGGGTCGCCACGGCCGAACGCTTCCTCGGCGCGCCCTATCTTTGGGGCGGGCGCTCCGCCGCCGGGTTCGACTGTTCGGGGCTGGTCCAGACCGCGCTTCACGCCGCTGGCGTCGATTGCCCGCGCGACAGCGACATGCAAATGGCCGCGCTCGGGCGCGAGGTGTCCGCGAAAACGCTGAAACGCGGCGATCTGGTGTTCTGGCGGCGCCATGTCGGGATCATGACCTCGCCGTCGATGCTGCTGCACGCGAACGCGCATCACATGGCGGTGGTGTCGGAGGCGTTCGAGACCGCCCGCGCGCGCATCGCCAAGGCCGAGTTCGGGGAAATCGTCGGCGTCAGGCGGCTGACGATCTGA
- a CDS encoding lytic murein transglycosylase, with the protein MSRVTIIAGLAFALTGCAAPGGAEAPSSAPAPIQAPGRADNAAPNISFTAWRDGFRVRALAQGVSAATFDRAFRGVTPNDKVVELDRYQPEFTRPIWEYLDSAVSPTRIANGQAKLASEANALRAIESQYGVDKEVVLAIWGLESAYGDNYGSIPVIESLATLAYEGRRRDFAEEQLIEALKIIDSGDISPERMVGSWAGAMGHTQFIPTSFQAYAVDFTGDGRRDLWAADPSDALASTANYLSRFGWKLDAPWGVEISLPSGFDYTLADQSLRRPVADWRAMGVTLAGGGAIPDHGEAAILLPAGANGPAFALFSNFDVIRRYNNATSYALAVGHLSDRIAGGGPFRAAWPRDDKPLSRSETEEMQRRLTSLGFDTQGVDGIIGPMSRTAIRDFQRSRNLTPDGYASTALLAALRSAGG; encoded by the coding sequence ATGTCGAGAGTCACTATCATCGCCGGACTGGCCTTCGCTCTCACCGGTTGCGCCGCCCCAGGGGGGGCGGAGGCGCCGTCGAGCGCGCCCGCGCCGATCCAGGCGCCCGGGCGCGCCGACAACGCGGCGCCGAACATCAGCTTCACCGCATGGCGCGACGGGTTTCGCGTTCGCGCGCTCGCGCAGGGCGTATCCGCGGCGACCTTCGACCGCGCGTTCAGGGGCGTTACGCCCAATGATAAGGTCGTGGAGCTTGACCGCTACCAGCCCGAATTCACCCGACCGATCTGGGAATATCTCGACAGCGCCGTCTCACCGACCCGCATCGCCAACGGTCAGGCGAAGCTGGCGTCGGAAGCGAACGCGCTCCGCGCCATCGAAAGCCAATATGGCGTCGACAAGGAGGTCGTTCTCGCGATCTGGGGGCTGGAGAGCGCCTATGGCGACAATTACGGCTCGATCCCGGTGATCGAAAGCCTCGCGACCCTGGCCTATGAGGGAAGACGGCGCGACTTCGCCGAAGAACAGCTGATCGAGGCGCTGAAGATCATCGATTCGGGCGACATCTCGCCGGAGCGCATGGTCGGCTCCTGGGCCGGCGCGATGGGGCACACCCAGTTCATTCCGACCTCGTTCCAGGCCTACGCGGTGGATTTCACCGGCGACGGGCGACGCGATCTCTGGGCCGCCGACCCGAGCGACGCGCTCGCCTCGACGGCGAACTACCTTTCACGGTTCGGCTGGAAACTTGATGCTCCCTGGGGCGTCGAGATCAGCCTGCCCTCGGGGTTCGACTACACCCTCGCGGACCAGTCGCTCCGCCGGCCGGTCGCGGACTGGCGGGCGATGGGCGTGACGCTGGCGGGCGGCGGCGCCATCCCCGATCATGGCGAAGCGGCGATCCTTCTGCCCGCCGGCGCCAACGGCCCGGCCTTCGCGCTCTTTTCCAATTTCGACGTGATCCGGCGCTACAACAACGCCACCTCCTACGCGCTCGCGGTCGGCCATCTTTCCGACCGGATCGCCGGGGGCGGCCCTTTCCGCGCCGCCTGGCCGCGCGACGACAAGCCCTTGAGCCGGTCGGAGACGGAGGAGATGCAGCGCCGCCTCACCAGCCTCGGGTTCGATACGCAAGGCGTCGACGGCATTATCGGCCCGATGAGCCGCACCGCGATTAGGGATTTTCAGCGCAGCCGCAACCTCACCCCGGACGGCTACGCCTCCACCGCGCTTCTGGCCGCGCTCCGGTCGGCGGGGGGCTGA
- a CDS encoding LysR family transcriptional regulator, translating to MARNLDLTALRSFMTVADTGKVTAAAARLNLTQSAVSMQLKRLEDALGQSLLDRAGRGVALTSEGELLLGYARRMITLNDEIWGRMTHADFEGELVLGVPCDIVYPQIPQVMRRFARDFPRVKVSLTSSFTTRLKAEFARGEIDLTLTTESDIEPGGEMLDESWLVWVGAHGGTTWKSNPVKLAYERSCIFRPLVQRALEAAGLEWEMAVESDQTRPVEAAVSADLAIHTQISSSIPPYFEVIQHGGALPELPAVRIGMYLADGPKRPIIERLAEVIRETYGVGDASKRMAAE from the coding sequence ATGGCGCGCAATCTCGACCTCACCGCTCTCAGAAGCTTCATGACCGTCGCAGACACGGGAAAGGTGACCGCGGCGGCGGCGCGGCTGAACCTCACGCAATCTGCGGTCTCGATGCAGCTCAAGCGGCTGGAGGATGCGCTGGGCCAGTCGCTTCTGGATCGCGCCGGGCGGGGCGTCGCGCTGACCTCGGAGGGGGAGCTTCTGCTTGGCTACGCGCGCCGCATGATCACGCTCAACGACGAGATCTGGGGCCGGATGACCCATGCCGATTTCGAGGGCGAGCTCGTGCTCGGCGTGCCGTGCGACATCGTCTATCCGCAGATCCCGCAGGTGATGCGCCGATTCGCGCGGGATTTCCCGCGGGTGAAGGTCTCACTCACCTCCTCCTTCACGACGCGGCTGAAGGCGGAGTTCGCGCGTGGCGAGATCGACCTGACGCTGACCACGGAATCGGATATCGAGCCGGGCGGCGAGATGCTCGACGAGAGCTGGCTGGTCTGGGTCGGCGCGCATGGCGGGACGACCTGGAAGAGCAACCCGGTGAAGCTCGCTTATGAGCGCAGCTGCATCTTCCGCCCGCTCGTGCAGCGTGCGCTTGAGGCGGCGGGGCTGGAATGGGAAATGGCGGTAGAGAGCGATCAGACCCGCCCGGTGGAGGCGGCGGTTTCCGCCGATCTGGCGATTCACACCCAGATATCCAGCTCGATCCCGCCCTATTTCGAAGTGATCCAGCATGGCGGCGCGCTACCCGAATTGCCGGCCGTCCGCATCGGCATGTATCTCGCGGACGGGCCGAAACGGCCGATCATAGAGCGTCTGGCGGAGGTCATCCGCGAGACCTACGGCGTCGGGGACGCGTCGAAGAGGATGGCCGCGGAATAG
- a CDS encoding DUF1127 domain-containing protein, with amino-acid sequence MAFLTGVSTEPQRFQVALGVRAALRKIILWLSVARERRELAGLAYHRLDDIGVAPKAADSEAKRPFWAVRKRA; translated from the coding sequence ATGGCTTTCCTGACTGGCGTCTCCACCGAGCCACAGCGCTTCCAGGTGGCTCTCGGGGTCCGCGCGGCGCTGCGGAAGATAATTCTCTGGCTTTCGGTCGCGCGCGAGCGCCGCGAACTCGCCGGGCTCGCCTATCATCGGCTCGACGATATCGGCGTCGCGCCCAAGGCCGCAGACAGCGAAGCGAAGCGCCCGTTCTGGGCGGTTCGCAAACGCGCCTGA